The proteins below are encoded in one region of Candidatus Thiodiazotropha sp. LNASS1:
- the orn gene encoding oligoribonuclease, whose protein sequence is MPVDASNLIWIDLEMTGLDPQNDEIIEIATIVTDARLNILAEGPMIAIHQSQRRLDAMDEWNQRQHGASGLIERVQKSDYDEARAEAETLEFLQYYLPSGASPMCGNSICQDRRFLARTMPKLEAFFHYRNLDVSTLKELMNRWAPSLSEGFSKAGKHLALDDIKDSINELCYYRDHFLRLP, encoded by the coding sequence ATGCCTGTTGATGCCTCCAACCTGATATGGATAGATTTGGAAATGACTGGTCTCGATCCCCAAAATGACGAGATTATCGAGATCGCGACGATTGTCACCGATGCACGACTAAACATCCTGGCTGAGGGGCCCATGATCGCAATACACCAGTCACAACGAAGGCTGGATGCGATGGATGAGTGGAATCAACGTCAACATGGTGCCTCCGGGCTGATTGAGCGTGTCCAGAAGAGTGACTATGATGAGGCGCGGGCAGAGGCTGAAACCCTGGAATTTTTGCAGTATTACCTGCCCAGTGGCGCCTCGCCCATGTGTGGCAACAGCATATGTCAGGATCGGCGTTTCCTGGCACGGACGATGCCGAAGCTTGAGGCCTTTTTTCACTACCGGAATCTGGACGTCAGTACCCTGAAGGAGCTGATGAATAGATGGGCGCCGTCACTGAGCGAGGGATTCTCGAAAGCGGGAAAACATCTCGCATTGGATGACATCAAGGATTCCATCAATGAATTGTGCTACTACCGGGACCATTTCCTGCGTCTGCCCTGA